In Thalassophryne amazonica chromosome 14, fThaAma1.1, whole genome shotgun sequence, one DNA window encodes the following:
- the LOC117524242 gene encoding bile salt export pump-like: CCYISQKKSKDDPDEHVEPAPLARILKYNQPEWPYMLLGALGAAVNGSVSPIYAVLFSQILGTFAIPDLNEQRRQIDGICVLFCLLAVCSFFSHFLQGYSFAKSGELLTCRLRKLGFQAMLRQEMAWFDEPRNSPGALTTRLATDASMVQGATGSQIGMIVNSLTSIGVSFIIAFYFSWKLTLVIMCFLPLIGLAGMLQAEKLTGFASEDTKAMEAAGQVSSEALTNIRTIAGLVKESTFVNLYEEKLEHSYKSAKKTANIYGICFGIAQCVIFMAYAASFQYGGYLVASEGLQYMLVFRVISAVVISGTALGRVSSFTSDYAKAKTAAAQFFNLLDRIPKISLSHTDGDKWDNFKGEIEFNNCKFTYPTRPDTQVLKGLMVSVKPGQTLAFVGSSGCGKSTSVQLLERFYDPDEGVVMIDGYSSCAVNVPFLRAQIGIVFQEPVLFDCSIAQNIQYGDNTRVISMGEIIEAAKKAYLHDFVMTLPDKYETQVGAQGSQLSRGQKQRIAIARAIVRNPKILLLDEATSALDTESEKTVQSALDEARKGRTCIVIAHRLSTIQTADIIAVMSNGVVIEQGTHEELMAIKGAYYKLVTTGAPVS; the protein is encoded by the exons TGCTGTTACATTTCCCAGAAGAAATCTAAAGATGATCCAGATGAACACGTAGAGCCTGCCCCATTAGCACGTATCCTTAAGTACAACCAACCAGAATGGCCCTACATGCTCCTGGGCGCACTGGGAGCTGCCGTCAATGGCTCTGTCAGTCCTATCTATGCAGTCCTCTTCAGCCAAATTCTAGGG ACATTTGCCATTCCTGACCTGAACGAGCAGAGGAGGCAGATTGATGGGATATGTGTTCTGTTTTGCCTCCTGGCAGTGTGTAGTTTCTTTTCGCACTTCCTTCAG GGATATTCTTTTGCCAAgtctggggagctgttgactTGCCGTCTGAGGAAACTGGGCTTCCAGGCCATGTTGAGACAGGAGATGGCCTGGTTTGATGAGCCCAGAAACAGCCCTGGAGCTCTGACAACAAGACTGGCTACAGATGCATCCATGGTCCAGGGG GCAACAGGCTCTCAGATCGGCATGATTGTCAACTCGCTGACCAGCATTGGAGTATCTTTCATCATTGCCTTCTACTTCAGTTGGAAGTTAACACTGGTTATTATGTGTTTCCTGCCGCTCATCGGACTGGCTGGGATGCTCCAAGCTGAAAAACTGACAGGTTTTGCAAGTGAAGATACAAAGGCCATGGAGGCAGCAGGTCAG GTGTCCAGCGAAGCTCTCACCAACATCAGGACCATCGCAGGGTTGGTCAAAGAGAGTACATTTGTGAACTTATATGAAGAGAAACTGGAGCATTCATATAAATCAGCCAAAAAGACAGCCAACATATACGGAATCTGCTTTGGCATTGCCCAGTGTGTAATCTTCATGGCATATGCTGCTTCATTTCAATATGGAGGCTATTTGGTCGCCTCTGAGGGGCTACAATACATGTTGGTTTTCAG AGTGATTTCAGCTGTTGTAATTAGTGGAACGGCACTTGGAAGAGTATCCTCCTTCACATCAGATTACGCCAAAGCGAAGACTGCTGCGGCTCAGTTTTTTAATTTGTTGGACAGAATTCCTAAAATTAGCTTAAGCCACACAGATGGAGACAAATGG GATAACTTCAAAGGAGAAATAGAGTTCAACAACTGCAAATTCACGTACCCAACGCGACCAGACACACAGGTGCTGAAAGGCCTGATGGTGTCTGTGAAACCGGGCCAGACTTTGGCCTTTGTTGGTAGCAGCGGTTGTGGTAAAAGTACCAGTGTGcagctgttggagagattctacGACCCAGATGAAGGAGTAGTG ATGATTGATGGCTACTCATCTTGTGCAGTCAATGTGCCATTTCTGAGAGCTCAGATTGGTATCGTATTCCAAGAGCCAGTTCTGTTTGACTGCAGCATTGCTCAGAACATACAGTACGGTGATAATACACGCGTCATCAGCATGGGCGAGATTATTGAGGCTGCCAAGAAAGCCTACCTGCACGACTTTGTGATGACCCTACCAGAT AAATATGAGACTCAGGTTGGTGCTCAGGGCTCCCAGCTGTCACGAGGGCAAAAACAACGCATTGCCATTGCTCGAGCCATTGTCAGGAACCCCAAAATCCTGCTGCTAGATGAGGCTACATCTGCTCTGGACACAGAGAGTGAAAAG ACTGTCCAGTCTGCTCTGGATGAAGCAAGAAAAGGACGAACCTGCATCGTTATTGCTCATAGACTCTCTACGATCCAGACTGCTGACATTATAGCAGTGATGTCAAATGGTGTTGTCATAGAACAAGGCACACATGAAGAACttatggccataaaaggtgcttaTTATAAACTGGTAACAACAGGTGCTCCTGTTAGTTAA